Proteins from a genomic interval of Pseudomonas asplenii:
- a CDS encoding methyl-accepting chemotaxis protein, producing the protein MQRQYHEVELAATALHEMSASAQEVARHSHSAADAATAAESASRSGQSVFSAVERSIVSLDERLESTLKHVNALADSSTQIGQVLDVISSIAQQTNLLALNAAIEAARAGEQGRGFAVVADEVRHLASNTQHSVEQVRSVIETLQQLSLEVVQGTQLSREQAGGSVIQVQQTRVALESISKAVDMIEQMNQQIASAALEQSSVVEDISHRVSDIRGISETLTHRMNDASKASDALHQMANHQEQLVGHFRV; encoded by the coding sequence ATGCAGCGCCAGTATCATGAGGTGGAACTGGCGGCTACCGCACTGCACGAAATGAGCGCCAGTGCCCAGGAAGTCGCCCGCCACTCCCACAGCGCCGCAGATGCCGCGACCGCCGCAGAAAGCGCAAGCCGATCAGGCCAGTCCGTGTTTTCCGCGGTCGAGCGCAGTATTGTGAGCCTGGATGAACGTTTGGAAAGCACCCTCAAACACGTCAACGCACTCGCCGATAGCAGTACCCAGATCGGTCAGGTACTGGACGTCATCAGCAGCATCGCACAGCAAACCAACCTGCTGGCCTTGAATGCGGCCATCGAAGCGGCCAGGGCTGGCGAGCAAGGACGCGGTTTCGCGGTAGTGGCCGATGAAGTCCGACACCTGGCCAGCAACACCCAGCATTCGGTCGAACAGGTGCGCAGCGTGATCGAGACCCTGCAACAGCTGAGCCTTGAGGTGGTACAAGGTACCCAACTGAGCCGCGAGCAAGCCGGCGGCAGCGTGATTCAGGTACAACAGACCCGGGTGGCACTGGAGAGTATTTCCAAGGCCGTGGACATGATCGAACAGATGAATCAGCAGATCGCCAGCGCGGCCCTGGAGCAGAGCAGCGTCGTGGAAGACATCAGCCATCGGGTCAGTGACATTCGCGGTATCAGTGAAACCCTCACCCACCGGATGAACGATGCGTCAAAGGCCAGTGACGCACTGCATCAAATGGCCAATCACCAAGAGCAACTGGTCGGTCATTTCCGGGTGTAA
- a CDS encoding helix-turn-helix domain-containing protein, with protein MRNQTISHFHDIHVHAATVQQWSQDYSQLTAGSAESSLMQLTTADSHLFLERINQRVVQHGVSPQGKMCFAVPINVPGSIRMQGREVDDSSLFFLHGGEEFMFHMPMGMELLSITFERELFEQALERTASAKELKLLLRQPVIRVSPQRFTQARSRLLALFSQALTQEDLDSTPDRELALEQAMLGELLQLMTDPACDKQQRIPSSTRSFIVEKCHRMATAQMINVPSVTELCQRLQVSRRTIQNSFHSVAEMTPLNYLRSVRLNGVRRTLMSTRAADLSIGDAAAQWGFYHLSHFAAQYQALFAELPSHTARATLAGCTAALVPYTRK; from the coding sequence ATGAGAAACCAGACGATCAGCCATTTTCATGACATCCATGTTCATGCGGCCACCGTCCAGCAGTGGAGTCAGGACTACAGCCAGTTAACCGCCGGCTCGGCCGAGAGTTCGCTCATGCAACTGACGACGGCCGATAGTCACTTGTTTCTCGAACGGATCAACCAGCGTGTCGTGCAGCACGGCGTATCACCTCAGGGCAAGATGTGCTTTGCCGTACCGATCAACGTTCCGGGTTCGATTCGAATGCAGGGGCGAGAGGTGGATGACAGCAGCCTGTTCTTTCTTCACGGTGGCGAGGAGTTCATGTTCCACATGCCGATGGGGATGGAGCTGCTGTCCATCACCTTCGAGCGTGAATTGTTCGAGCAGGCGCTGGAGCGAACGGCGTCGGCGAAGGAACTCAAGCTGTTGCTGCGCCAGCCGGTGATCCGGGTTTCTCCCCAGCGCTTCACGCAGGCTCGGAGCCGATTGCTCGCGTTGTTCTCCCAGGCCCTGACGCAGGAAGATCTCGACAGTACGCCAGATCGGGAGTTGGCGCTGGAGCAGGCCATGCTCGGCGAGCTGTTGCAACTGATGACCGATCCGGCCTGTGACAAGCAGCAGCGCATTCCCAGCTCCACGCGCAGTTTCATCGTCGAAAAATGCCACCGCATGGCGACTGCGCAAATGATCAACGTGCCCAGCGTGACCGAGTTGTGCCAGCGACTCCAGGTGAGTCGACGCACGATACAGAACAGCTTTCACTCGGTGGCCGAGATGACCCCGCTCAATTACTTGCGCTCCGTAAGGCTCAACGGCGTACGGCGGACCTTGATGTCCACCCGTGCAGCCGACCTCTCGATCGGTGATGCCGCTGCCCAGTGGGGCTTCTATCACCTGAGCCATTTTGCGGCGCAGTACCAGGCTCTGTTTGCGGAATTGCCGTCTCATACTGCCCGCGCGACCCTCGCCGGCTGCACTGCCGCGCTTGTCCCTTACACCCGGAAATGA